The following are encoded in a window of Fusarium falciforme chromosome 11, complete sequence genomic DNA:
- a CDS encoding Amidase codes for MAAYEATVASARAKRDESLAKVDPKLEGIPDELPLNSQGLPKAVLTEREIEITENYSVTELLSLLRERKIKVEEVTRAFLRRAALAQAATNCLVELMWDEAIARAQHLDSLPEPKGMLFGLPISTKEHHGMVGENVTTNASFVAWIGKPHGSNLLYDTLYDEGCVFYARTTQPQTIMHLETISVIYGRTVNPYNRDLTSGGSSGGESALLGIRGSILGVGGDIGGSIRCPAAHVGVYGFKPTLKRISVMGGRAPMAGKETIASTPGPMTVDREALEVFMKAALASKPWKIDPSLTVKEWTPYTFTRPLKVAVMWWDGVVQPHPPMTRALTEVAEACRKAGMEVVDWDAVPLFHGKAWDIISELYWPDGGEEALKTMEASGEPVLPLTKFIIQEQPKVKNHTQHELWKLCTEREDYRAAYARAWTNTGKDGQEVDVILCPPSFGAATPHDQSRYWGYTAQWNLLDYPAAVFPVTTVDPTKDIKNTSYVPKNDQDKFVYDMYSPEKYKDAPVSLQIVGRRQYDEKVLAALKEIEHAMGRN; via the exons ATGGCAGCCTACGAAGCGACAGTTGCGTCGGCTAGAGCCAAGCGTGATGAGTCCCTCGCCAAAGTTGACCCCAAATTGGAGGGGATCCCAGACGAGTTACCCCTCAACTCCCAGGGTCTACCTAAGGCCGTCTTGACCGAACGTGAGATTGAAATCACCGAAAATTACTCCGTCACAGAGCTGCTTTCTCTTTTGCGAGAGCGAAAGATCAAGGTGGAAGAGGTCACGAGGGCCTTTTTGCGGAGAGCCGCTTTGGCCCAGGCTGCT ACTAACTGTCTGGTGGAACTCATGTGGGACGAGGCGATTGCCCGTGCTCAGCACCTTGATTCCTTGCCCGAGCCAAAAGGAATGCTCTTTGGTCTCCCAATCTCCACCAAGGAGCATCATGGCATGGTGGGCGAGAATGTCACCACCAATGCATCATTTGTAGCCTGGATTGGCAAGCCCCATGGGTCTAACCTGCTCTATGATACTCTTTACGATGAAGGCTGTGTCTTCTATGCGCGAACCACTCAACCGCAGACAATCATGCATCTGGAGACCATCAGTGTTATCTATGGGCGAACGGTTAACCCCTATAACCGCGACCTGACTTCTGGAGGAAGCAGTGGTGGTGAATCCGCTCTTTTGGGTATCCGTGGAAGTATCTTG ggtgttggtggtgatatTGGCGGTAGCATTCGCTGTCCTGCAGCCCATGTCGGTGTTTACGGTTTCAA GCCGACTCTCAAGCGCATCTCAGTCATGGGTGGACGAGCACCCATGGCTGGCAAGGAGACCATCGCCTCAACCCCAGGCCCCATGACAGTCGACCGTGAAGCTCTCGAGGTATTCATGAAGGCTGCCCTGGCATCCAAGCCTTGGAAGATTGACCCTTCTCTGACGGTCAAGGAATGGACCCCATACACCTTTACGAGACCTCTCAAGGTCGCCGTTATGTGGTGGGATGGCGTGGTCCAGCCCCATCCCCCCATGACCCGTGCATTGACCGAGGTTGCAGAGGCCTGTCGAAAGGCGGGTATGGAAGTTGTTGATTGGGATGCCGTGCCTCTGTTCCATGGCAAGGCCTGGGATATCATCTCTGAGTTGTACTGGCCTGACGGTGGCGAGGAGGCTCTCAAGACTATGGAGGCTAGTGGAGAGCCTGTTCTGCCTTTGACAAAGTTCATCATCCAAGAGCAGCCCAAGGTTAAGAACCATACTCAGCATGAGCTTTGGAAG CTTTGCACTGAGCGAGAGGACTACCGCGCTGCATACGCCCGTGCCTGGACAAACACAGGCAAAGACGGACAAGAAGTCGATGTCATCCTCTGCCCGCCCTCATTCGGAGCCGCTACACCCCACGATCAGTCACGCTACTGGGGATACACAGCCCAATGGAACCTCCTCGATTACCCAGCCGCAGTCTTCCCAGTTACGACTGTCGATCCTACCAAGGATATCAAGAACACTAGCTACGTGCCCAAGAACGACCAAGACAAGTTTGTGTACGACATGTATAGCCCGGAGAAGTACAAGGATGCTCCTGTCAGTTTGCAAATTGTCGGCCGACGACAGTATGACGAGAAGGTTCTTGCTGCGCTGAAGGAGATTGAACACGCTATGGGTAGAAACTAG
- a CDS encoding NACHT domain-containing protein produces MEGLGVAANVIAVVDLSVKIIAWLSEYAQDVKNSKPERARLLQAATQLNSVSQHVQQLLQSPRGAKLHASRKLAQAMGDGKAQLFWLEGLLSNRGRFSSLMWSFQKKKVEEAILELERCTGIVHNVLQVDVADVILKMDDKAENDRRRVEVDRRRMEVDRQRIAIDRLPFADGASFDSRAEQHNPTCLQNTRVELLNHINNWIHDPNGKTIFWLNGMAGTGKSTISRTIARSLASHGLLGANFFFKRGETDRGNLAKLFTTIARQLALSQPALGPKIKERFDSDPTIVGKAAQVQFKTLILDAFSACAHLFRDGTPLVIVIDALDECERDEDIKLIINLFSQTRDVQRPRLRVFVTSRPELPVRLGFSAVEGRWQDCILHEIPRRVVERDISLFLQYQLSEIRTGWNSSVTKNRQLPPNWPKPTEIQSLTESAVPLFIFAATICRFINDRKHGSPARQLEKVLQHQSRRGASKMHIIYSPVLSQQLADASADERQHIIEEFRRVVGAIVTLASPLSTITLSRLIDIPQSTIDDRLDMLHSVLSIPKSPDAPVRTLHLSFRDYLVDTATRAQNPFWIDEKAVSRNLARRCFGLMRDHLRPDICTVQNPGTRRSDMDRKLIDERLPGVVQYACLHWVYHQELAGLEEEDIMLVYIFLTHHFLVWIEALTLIDRAWQVSQLITNLQTALSQSQSQSQNAQRLSEFLADAMRFLVSNATGINLAPLQVYSSALVFAPKNSPIRQAFRSQIPPWITLVPLVEPDWDTCLRVLEGHQAPVNAVAFSLDSSILVSASLDQAVRVWNWDTGECIYELKGTRAPICATALSPDAEVVAAAAINGIIRIWSLATGACVHELMADNGEISSMAFSADSRFLSAVSSDMAIYSWSRDTGACVQELMPPGGMVREAILSPDLKTIVSYGNGIPTKLWNSGTGQTSFTLDRYERALISPDSNMVLAYFYFDIYGRGGYSWSSKSMHVWGRNSGALLCELTDDAGEGPGTVEVAAFSPDSETIATGSVKKVQIWSSATGRCLSSFDNLPSDVKRLVFSPDSKFLALALLNSTIQIWSLSENACVNILQGHSGLINSILFSPDGAVLASFSMDQTIRIWDWKRSVDEPHHPFGTIHQIKFSPDNTAIATVSVDDMLRIWNTNTGECLHELSTMEYDKTKLSIVFSDDSSLVALGQSAKTSSVWNTRTGDCEWQFEDALGSIRLAISPDSRSIVTGLNGYGEIRVWNRRGMNFEVQDVFPTTGYEILHLALSPCSKFMAASIRPTHYLDSAAGKFHLWNLQTKKLIVDQNSTSGPRELNFGNVWFSADGALVATDLEGSLCIWRLPEGRFISKLKEGTNATLAKVPFAAFSEKGPYVATTTSYATTLDSRVPVPWAEVWNWKTEERLFKVMDLTHAIHHLSFLPGERGLLTSVGECPLPSDVHGLIPTRSHQVIHFRQELRVDVRTCWVKWLDHDILKLPTDCRDCQYSVLGYTLAIGCKAGRVIIIRFDRRMLERLRILTQTE; encoded by the exons ATGGAAGGTCTCGGTGTCGCCGCAAACGTCATTGCCGTCGTCGATCTCTCCGTCAAGATCATTGCATGGCTGTCCGAGTACGCGCAGGATGTCAAGAACTCCAAGCCCGAGCGAGCGAGGCTGCTGCAGGCCGCCACGCAGCTGAACTCGGTTTCACAACATGTTCAACAATTACTGCAGAGCCCGCGCGGGGCGAAACTGCACGCCTCGAGGAAGCTCGCCCAGGCAATGGGTGACGGCAAGGCGCAGCTCTTCTGGCTGGAGGGGCTGCTGTCGAACCGTGGGAGATTCAGCAGTTTGATGTGGTCTTTCCAGAAGAAAAAGGTCGAAGAAGCGATCCTGGAACTGGAGCGATGCACGGGGATCGTTCATAACGTCCTCCAGGTGGACGTCGC CGACGTGATCCTCAAAATGGACGACAAGGCCGAAAACGACCGACGACGAGTAGAAGTTGATCGAAGGAGAATGGAGGTCGACCGACAGAGAATAGCCATCGACCGACTCCCCTTCGCCGACGGTGCCTCATTCGACTCTCGAGCCGAACAACACAACCCGACCTGCCTACAAAATACCCGAGTGGAACTCCTCAACCACATAAACAATTGGATCCACGACCCCAATGGCAAAACAATATTCTGGCTCAATGGCATGGCGGGGACGGGAAAGTCCACCATATCGCGCACAATCGCCCGTTCACTTGCCAGCCACGGTCTGCTTGGAGCCAACTTTTTCTTCAAGAGGGGTGAGACAGATCGAGGCAACTTGGCCAAGCTTTTCACCACGATAGCACGCCAATTGGCCCTTAGTCAACCAGCACTGGGTCCAAAGATCAAGGAGAGGTTCGATTCCGATCCTACCATTGTCGGAAAGGCCGCGCAAGTACAGTTCAAGACCCTTATTCTTGACGCCTTCTCCGCTTGCGCCCACCTGTTTAGAGATGGGACACCACTTGTAATTGTGATCGATGCCCTGGACGAATGCGAACGAGACGAAGacatcaagctcatcatcaacctctttTCGCAAACTCGAGATGTTCAGCGCCCACGGCTCCGAGTCTTTGTCACCAGTCGACCAGAGTTGCCAGTGCGACTTGGCTTCAGCGCTGTCGAGGGCAGGTGGCAAGACTGTATCCTCCACGAGATCCCTCGTCGCGTCGTCGAGCGCGACATTTCTCTTTTCCTTCAGTACCAACTCAGCGAGATACGGACAGGGTGGAATTCCTCCGTCACCAAGAACCGTCAACTGCCTCCAAATTGGCCCAAGCCTACCGAGATCCAATCACTCACCGAAAGCGCCGTCCCTCTCTTCATTTTTGCAGCAACCATCTGCCGTTTCATCAACGATCGGAAGCATGGTAGTCCCGCCCGACAGCTGGAAAAGGTGTTGCAACACCAGAGCAGGAGAGGTGCTTCCAAGATGCACATCATCTACTCACCAGTTCTGAGCCAACAGCTGGCCGATGCATCCGCCGATGAGAGGCAACACATCATTGAAGAGTTTCGACGGGTCGTCGGTGCTATTGTCACCCTTGCCAGCCCTCTCTCTACTATCACGTTATCACGACTTATTGACATCCCACAAAGCACAATCGACGACAGGCTCGACATGCTTCACTCAGTTCTCAGCATTCCAAAATCCCCAGATGCCCCAGTCAGGACACTGCACTTGTCCTTTAGGGACTACCTCGTCGACACAGCGACTCGTGCGCAAAATCCATTCTGGATTGATGAAAAGGCTGTCTCAAGGAACTTGGCCAGACGCTGCTTCGGATTGATGCGAGATCACCTCAGACCTGACATCTGCACAGTTCAAAATCCCGGAACACGTCGCTCGGACATGGATCGTAAACTGATCGATGAGCGTTTGCCGGGCGTGGTGCAGTACGCATGCCTGCATTGGGTGTACCACCAGGAGTTGGCtggcctcgaggaggaggatatcATGCTTGTCTATATCTTCTTAACCCACCATTTCCTTGTCTGGATCGAGGCTTTGACACTGATTGACCGTGCGTGGCAAGTCTCGCAGCTGATCACCAACTTGCAGACAGCCCTG TCTCAGTCACAGTCGCAATCCCAGAACGCTCAGCGGCTTTCCGAGTTCCTTGCTGATGCCATGCGCTTCCTGGTTTCCAACGCGACTGGCATCAATCTCGCTCCGTTACAGGTGTATTCATCTGCACTTGTCTTTGCGCCAAAGAATAGCCCCATTAGACAAGCTTTCAGGAGTCAGATTCCCCCGTGGATTACTCTAGTACCATTAGTGGAGCCCGACTGGGACACCTGTTTGAGAGTTCTAGAAGGCCACCAAGCTCCTGTTAACGCCGTGGCCTTTTCACTGGATTCCTCAATCCTTGTCTCAGCTTCTCTGGATCAAGCTGTCCGAGTCTGGAACTGGGACACAGGAGAGTGCATCTACGAACTCAAAGGCACCCGTGCTCCCATTTGTGCCACGGCTCTATCGCCAGATGCAGAGGTTGTAGCGGCTGCTGCTATCAATGGAATCATCCGCATCTGGAGTCTGGCAACAGGGGCTTGCGTGCACGAGTTGATGGCAGATAACGGCGAGATCTCCTCAATGGCCTTTTCGGCCGACTCCAGGTTCTTATCAGCGGTGTCAAGCGACATGGCCATATACTCCTGGAGCCGGGATACGGGAGCATGCGTGCAGGAACTCATGCCACCGGGCGGCATGGTCCGTGAAGCGATCTTGTCGCCCGATCTGAAGACTATTGTCTCGTACGGCAATGGCATACCAACCAAGCTTTGGAATTCCGGCACAGGCCAGACCTCGTTCACTCTTGACCGTTATGAAAGGGCCTTAATCTCGCCTGATTCAAATATGGTGCTAGCATACTTCTATTTCGATATCTATGGCCGAGGTGGTTACTCCTGGAGCTCCAAGTCCATGCATGTCTGGGGTCGAAACAGCGGTGCACTTCTCTGCGAGCTGACAGACGACGCCGGAGAAGGCCCAGGAACCGTTGAAGTCGCTGCCTTCTCTCCCGATTCGGAAACGATAGCCACGGGTTCGGTCAAGAAAGTTCAGATCTGGAGCTCCGCAACCGGCAGATGCTTGTCCTCTTTCGACAATCTTCCGTCGGATGTCAAAAGACTGGTCTTCTCGCCTGACTCGAAAtttttggccttggccttacTCAACTCGACCATTCAGATTTGGAGCCTGTCTGAGAATGCTTGTGTCAATATCCTCCAAGGCCACTCGGGTCTCATAAACTCGATACTCTTCTCCCCTGACGGCGCGGTTCTCGCATCCTTCTCCATGGACCAGACCATCCGGATTTGGGATTGGAAGCGAAGTGTTGATGAGCCACACCACCCTTTCGGAACAATACATCAAATCAAGTTCTCTCCTGACAACACCGCGATAGCAACAGTGTCAGTTGATGACATGCTTCGAATATGGAATACCAACACAGGAGAATGTCTACACGAGCTTTCAACCATGGAGTATGATAAAACCAAGCTTTCAATTGTCTTCTCTGATGACTCAAGCCTCGTCGCGCTGGGGCAGTCTGCCAAAACCTCGAGTGTCTGGAATACAAGGACCGGGGACTGCGAATGGCAGTTTGAGGATGCGCTGGGGTCCATTCGCCTTGCCATCTCTCCAGACTCGCGAAGCATCGTCACGGGTTTGAATGGGTATGGCGAGATCCGTGTCTGGAACCGCAGGGGCATGAATTTTGAGGTTCAGGACGTCTTTCCGACCACCGGATATGAGATTCTgcacttggccttgtcccCTTGCTCCAAATTTATGGCAGCAAGCATTCGCCCAACGCACTACCTCGACAGCGCGGCAGGGAAATTCCACCTCTGGAACCTAcagaccaagaagctcattgTCGACCAAAATAGCACCTCGGGGCCTCGTGAGCTCAACTTTGGAAATGTGTGGTTCTCGGCCGATGGCGCTTTGGTGGCAACAGATTTGGAAGGCAGCCTGTGTATATGGAGGTTGCCAGAAGGACGGTTCATCTCGAAGCTTAAAGAAGGGACCAACGCGACCTTGGCAAAGGTGCCCTTCGCAGCATTCTCGGAAAAGGGACCATACGTGGCGACTACTACGTCATATGCGACTACTCTGGACAGCCGCGTCCCTGTGCCGTGGGCCGAGGTTTGGAACTGGAAGACCGAGGAGCGTCTATTCAAAGTTATGGATCTTACTCATGCGATTCATCATCTCTCGTTCCTCCCCGGCGAGAGAGGCCTTCTCACAAGTGTCGGAGAGTGTCCCCTCCCATCTGACGTGCATGGCCTGATACCTACCCGGTCTCATCAAGTCATTCACTTCCGTCAAGAACTTAGAGTCGATGTCAGGACATGCTGGGTCAAGTGGCTAGACCACGACATACTAAAATTGCCGACCGACTGCCGAGACTGTCAATACTCGGTGTTGGGGTACACTCTTGCGATCGGATGCAAAGCTGGCAGAGTCATCATTATTAGGTTTGATAGGAGAATGCTTGAGAGGTTGCGGATTTTGACACAGACTGAGTAG
- a CDS encoding N-acetyltransferase domain-containing protein: protein MAIYVTDLTEADIPGAVKAVQQAFAGDPYNVWVYDHTKVGSARPGPNVLPQVTLLTYFLSVQFNPERNSVSLGIRMRWGMRNGIFHVAKEEGSDKVLGVAMWLRPQPADQPPTWNDWLEGWRLYFGQIWMNLYYGRGGLNVKRYYIWKDAQAKAQSELWTDPRGYYFLNIMVVLPEAQGKGVGAQMMKAVTDQADAENMKCYLESSRDVPNVAIYGRWGFKFQKEMICDDDGDAIKLFTMIREPNAEPGNGR from the exons ATGGCCATATACGTCACCGATCTTACCGAAGCCGATATTCCTGGCGCGGTGAAAGCCGTGCA ACAAGCCTTTGCAGGAGATCCATACAATGTATGGGTATACGACCACACCAAGGTAGGCAGTG CTCGCCCTGGACCCAATGTACTTCCTCAGGTTACGCTGTTGACTTATTTCTTGTCTGTCCAGTTTAATCCCGAGCGGAATTCTGTGTCTCTAGGCATAAGGATGCGGTGGGGTATGAGAAATGGGATATTCCACGTTGCAAAAGAAGAGGGCAGCGACAAGGTACTTGGTGTAGCCATGTGGCTACGTCCCCAACCGGCAGACCAACCCCCAACATGGAATGACTGGCTGGAGGGCTGGCGACTCTATTTTGGTCAGATTTGGATGAACCTTTACTATGGCAGGGGAGGTCTCAACGTCAAG CGATACTATATCTGGAAGGATGCTCAAGCTAAAGCTCAGTCAGAGCTTTGGACTGATCCCCGAGGATACTACTTCCTCAACATTATGGTGGTGCTTCCAGAGGCACAAGGGAAGGGTGTTGGAGCTCAGATGATGAAGGCTGTTACGGATCAGGCCGATGCTGAGAATATGAAGTGTTATCTGGAGTCGAGCCGCGATGTCCCTAACGTGGCCATATACGGACGATGGGGATTTAAGTTTCAGAAGGAAATGAtttgtgatgatgatggggatgCAATTAAGCTGTTTACCATGATTAGGGAGCCAAATGCAGAACCTGGAAATGGGAGGTAG